A region from the Nymphalis io chromosome 9, ilAglIoxx1.1, whole genome shotgun sequence genome encodes:
- the LOC126770856 gene encoding mitochondrial dicarboxylate carrier, whose translation MGNGKEIRVSQWYFGGLASAGAACITHPLDLLKVQMQTQKGKNISMFQLTGIVLRNQGVMGLYNGISASLLRQLTYSTARFGIYEVAKQQLTPKDGSAIPFYMSAFLAGLGGFAGGFVGNPADLVNVRMQNDVKLPPEQRRNYKNAIHGIYRVAAQEGVLRLWAGASMTCSRAALMTIGQLSFYDQIKTILLASPYFGDNVATHVMSSLLAGAIATTLTQPVDVLKTRAMNAKPGEVKSIFKLIQNTATEGPLAFFKGYIPAFVRLAPHTILTFVFLEQLRMNFGYIKNIGV comes from the exons aTGGGAAACGGAAAGGAAATTCGTGTATCGCAATGGTACTTTGGCGGACTAGCTTCTGCTGGAGCCGCTTGTATAACTCACCCTCTGGACTTATTGAAAGTTCAAATGCAGAcacaaaaaggaaaaaatatttcgatgttTCAGCTTACGGGAATAGTTTTAAGAAATCAAG GAGTCATGGGACTTTATAATGGTATCTCAGCCTCTCTCTTACGTCAACTCACATATTCTACAGCCCGATTCGGAATTTATGAAGTAGCAAAACAACAACTTACTCCCAAAGAT GGTTCAGCAATACCATTCTATATGTCAGCATTTTTAGCTGGTTTAGGAGGTTTTGCTGGAGGTTTTGTTGGAAACCCAGCAGATTTAGTAAATGTGCGCATGCAAAATGATGTCAAACTTCCACCAGAGCAAAGAAGAAA CTATAAGAATGCAATTCATGGGATTTATCGTGTAGCAGCACAAGAAGGAGTCCTGCGTTTGTGGGCTGGGGCTTCTATGACATGCAGCAGAGCAGCATTAATGACTATTGGCCAACTGTCATTTTATGACCAGATAAAGACAATATTGCTAGCATCGCCTTATTTTGGTGATAATGTGGCAACACATGTGATGTCAAGTTTGCTAGCA ggAGCCATTGCAACCACACTCACACAACCAGTAGATGTCTTAAAAACACGAGCAATGAATGCAAAACCAGGTGAAgttaaaagcatttttaaactGATTCAGAATACTGCCACTGAGGGACCTCTAGCATTTTTCAAAGGCTACATTCCAGCATTTGTAAGACTTGCCCCGCACACTATCCTCACATTTGTTTTCTTAGAACAACTAAGAATGAACTTcggttatattaaaaacataggTGTATAA
- the LOC126770988 gene encoding LOW QUALITY PROTEIN: diacylglycerol kinase epsilon (The sequence of the model RefSeq protein was modified relative to this genomic sequence to represent the inferred CDS: inserted 2 bases in 1 codon) encodes MNTIASINYINFNYYFLIGGLFLSYLVYRIFCSLSGDNLFIHTKYRVRGHTWRNIECNKSIPYNIYCTICGKLMLPLVGLFCECCALSACNKCHRVLDKKIRCKQITWPCEKPFYHLWVNVGTVSRSTADHHEEGENLIKYFCSWCQRTKLSPENILCDTEECDLFKYRDIIIPPTSVHIERGKIISIKPQNENNWEPLIIFANRKSGSNRSDEVLSIFRGLLNPLQIIDISLMGPEQVIRWLPERCKVLVAGGDGTVAWVLNTLHTAPHIKASVGILPMGTGNDLARALGWGAGCSNLNAYSIINSLRQAKLQILDRWKITIKPKRGRLGRLRAERVLFAYNYASVGVDAQVALDFHRARSQFLYRYXRYLNYIAYALLGVGRALDDGGCGGLERRLRVCVGPHAHELALPPLQALVVLNIPSWGAGVDLWSLGSEEEVGEQYVDDGKLEVVGVSSSFHIARLQCGLAEPYRFTQTSHVRIDLEGSCAMQVDGEPWMQGSATILVEPAGQSTMLRPAT; translated from the exons aTGAACACAATTgcaagtataaattatattaactttaattattatttcttaatcgGTGGTTTATTTCTTAGTTATTTAGTTTATCGAATTTTTTGCTCGCTCTCTGGCGATAACCTTTTCATTCATACAAAATATCGAGTTCGTGGACATACATGGAGAAATATAGAATGCAATAAATCTATTCCATATAACATTTAC TGCACAATTTGTGGCAAGCTCATGCTTCCTTTAGTGGGTCTCTTTTGTGAATGCTGTGCACTAAGTGCTTGTAACAAATGCCATCGCGTATTAGATAAAAAGATTCGATGCAAACAAATTACTTGGCCCTGTGAAAAACCTTTTTATCATCTTTGGGTTAATG TTGGTACTGTTTCCAGAAGTACTGCTGATCATCATGAAGAAggagaaaatttaataaaatatttttgttcctGGTGTCAAAGAACAAAATTGAGTCCTGAAAATATATTGTGTGATACAGAG GAATgtgatttgtttaaatatagagACATAATTATTCCTCCAACCAGTGTTCACATTGAAAGGGGGAAAATAATTAGCATTAAAcctcaaaatgaaaataattgggAACCATTAATAATTTTTG cTAACCGAAAGTCGGGAAGTAATAGAAGTGATGAAGTTCTATCAATTTTTCGAGGCCTTCTGAATCCTTTGCAG ataattgaCATCAGTTTAATGGGGCCTGAACAAGTAATAAGGTGGTTGCCAGAACGCTGCAAAGTTCTTGTCGCAGGTGGAGATGGCACTGTTGCCTGGGTGCTTAATACACTTCATACGGCCCCACATATCAAA gcATCAGTTGGAATTCTACCCATGGGTACTGGCAATGACCTAGCACGAGCTCTTGGATGGGGAGCTGGATGCTCAAATTTAAATgcatattctataataaattcattaagaCAAGCAAAGCTCCAAATATTGGACAG ATGGAAGATAACCATAAAGCCGAAGCGCGGTCGGCTGGGTCGGCTGCGCGCCGAGCGCGTGCTGTTCGCGTACAACTACGCGAGCGTGGGCGTGGACGCGCAGGTCGCGCTCGACTTCCACCGCGCGCGCTCGCAATTCCTCTACCGGTA GCGGTATCTCAACTAT ATAGCGTACGCGCTGCTGGGCGTGGGTCGCGCGCTGGACGACGGCGGCTGCGGCGGGCTGGAGCGGCGCCTGCGCGTGTGCGTGGGCCCGCATGCGCACGAGCTCGCTCTGCCGCCGCTGCAGGCGCTCGTCGTGCTCAACATCCCCTCCTGGGGCGCCGGCGTGGATCTCTGGA GCTTAGGCAGTGAGGAAGAAGTAGGCGAGCAATACGTAGACGACGGAAAATTGGAG GTGGTAGGAGTATCGTCATCATTCCATATAGCGCGACTTCAATGCGGCTTAGCCGAGCCATATCGATTTACGCAGACGTCTCATGTACGA attGACTTGGAAGGTAGTTGCGCGATGCAAGTGGACGGCGAACCTTGGATGCAAGGTTCTGCCACCATACTCGTAGAACCCGCTGGCCAAAGCACCATGCTGCGACCagcaacataa
- the LOC126770735 gene encoding 26S proteasome non-ATPase regulatory subunit 10-like has product MSIGTVYERAYKGDFNQVKVKIDEDASLVTVPDSNNRLLIHWTALGGNENLLDYLIDVGSPVDCVDDTNCTPLILASSAGRLHVVRLLIGKGANVNHKTNRGQTSLHYACSKGHKEVAKYLIESDANINEADILGATPLHRAAAQGRNEIVELLLKSPDIKVDLCDSTGCTALHLSCEEDRERTACLLVKAGASKDIKNKEGKTPLDICNNKLKNTLMNLFD; this is encoded by the exons ATGTCTATTGGTACCGTTTACGAGAGAGCATATAAGGGAGATTTCAATcaagttaaagttaaaatagATGAAGATGCATCCTTGGTCACAGTTCCAGATTCT AATAATCGTCTTCTTATACATTGGACAGCTTTAGGTGGTAATGAAAACCTAttagattatttaattgatGTAGGAAGTCCTGTTGACTGTGTTGATGACACAAATTGTACACCATTAATATTAGCATCTTCAGCAGGTAGATTACATGTAGTTAGACTATTAATTGGTAAAGGAGCTAACGTAAATCATAAAACAAATCGTGGACAAACATCTTTACATTACGCTTGTTCAAAGGGACACAAAGAa gtAGCAAAATATTTGATAGAATCTGATGCAAATATAAATGAAGCTGATATATTAGGAGCCACACCACTTCATAGAGCCGCAGCTCAAGGCAGAAATGAAATAGTAGAGCTTCTTTTAAAATCTCCAGATATTAAAGTGGACCTGTGTGATTCTACTGGTTGCACTGCATT ACACTTATCATGTGAAGAAGATAGAGAGAGAACAGCCTGTTTGTTGGTTAAAGCAGGAGCAAGTAAAgacattaaaaacaaagaagGAAAAACTCCTTTAGATATTTGCaacaataagttaaaaaatactcTTATGAACTTATTTGATTAA